The window TCAGCTGTAACACCCTCTTTAACTCTTCATGGCGAATAGAAAATAAGCATTATTATATCCAACCTTTCCTCACAAAACAGTTGATGAGCAATATGCCAAATCCGAAAAAAAGATTTTCCTTCACACCAACCCACAAAACTACACAAGAAATTCTAACCGACCATAAACTTGCAGCCCTCGGTGACGCTTACACCAACCTTGTTTACTCTCTCTACATCTCCACAAAAACTGGGCGACCAGCTGGTGGGAAAGCAGATGGTCACATGCTCTCTCAGGCTTTGAAACAAGCAGGACTAAGAAACCTACTTGGTTCAAGAGTAGACCGTCACAAGCAAGCGGATGCTGCAGAAGCGTTACTAGTCTATGTCTGGTTGCAAGGCTTAACAACAATCAGAGAGAGCGTAGGCATACTAATAGAGCATGAAGACGTTGTTGAAGCGTTCAGTTTCCTTCTTTCTAAAGCAAATAAAAGGCTCAACTTGTAGTGTCTACTTTGCTAGCTTTGCCATTTCTTTAAAGCCTTGTTAAATGCTGCCCTAAATGTTTCAGTATCTTTCTGCACATCTGCCACTGCTTCTTGGAGCACAATCTCTGGCTTGCTCCGTGTTTTTGTGCGAAGATAAATTATGGGGCTAGCAGTGAGAGGATGTGAAATATTATAACTCGCAAAGTCTACCCGTTCATCTTTAAGTAGGGCTTTTTGAATAACATTACAGAGGGTGTGGCTTTCTCCATCAACCTCTATCTTTAGCTCATTTTTTTTCTTGTTTAAAATTTTCAGTTTCATCGGAAGCCCTCCTTTTCTAAAAGATTGCTTCGCCGTAATCTACAGCAATTCGACGCTTTTCGATTTTTCCACAGCTTGGACAATGCATTCTGTAACGTCTTTGTTGAAGC of the Candidatus Bathyarchaeota archaeon genome contains:
- a CDS encoding DNA-directed RNA polymerase subunit L; translation: MKLKILNKKKNELKIEVDGESHTLCNVIQKALLKDERVDFASYNISHPLTASPIIYLRTKTRSKPEIVLQEAVADVQKDTETFRAAFNKALKKWQS